A genomic region of Exiguobacterium sp. Helios contains the following coding sequences:
- a CDS encoding sugar MFS transporter: protein MSTQSNHARKGYLMMAVLWFAYATFAMNWVAGSSLPPQITAHFFGDRTVDPLISQLVNYSITTARVFANILAALILMKLGPKKAPMLALLFLMMSIVAIYLPNYWAYTAARMVMGLGGSMVIVYMNPVVTRYISDPTEKLRINALNTVSYNVGAFVVSLLFTFFATQFTNNWQLPLTIFAALTAILFLAWLIFSEEFDLNTASDQNEVVTAYGYRDAIKDSFLWKYAIAFGGFLTLYILSLVGLKPVFDTYTELNGSLVNLLVSGAGIIGTFVGLKIGSRGTPRKPILLISGFVMIGSFIVTVAFGNISPLVSYIFAFVSGFAMYIQYPIFMNLAHEMKGMTPQKITVLFGLFWAIA, encoded by the coding sequence ATGTCTACACAATCTAATCATGCACGAAAAGGGTATTTGATGATGGCTGTCCTCTGGTTCGCCTATGCGACGTTCGCCATGAACTGGGTCGCCGGTTCCTCATTACCCCCGCAAATCACGGCTCATTTCTTCGGAGACCGGACCGTTGACCCGTTGATTTCACAACTCGTCAATTATTCAATCACGACGGCCCGCGTCTTCGCGAACATTTTGGCGGCACTGATTTTGATGAAACTGGGACCTAAAAAAGCACCGATGCTCGCCCTGTTGTTTCTGATGATGTCCATCGTCGCCATTTATCTGCCGAACTACTGGGCCTATACGGCGGCACGGATGGTCATGGGTCTCGGCGGCTCGATGGTCATTGTCTACATGAATCCGGTCGTCACCCGTTACATCAGCGATCCGACGGAAAAACTGCGGATCAATGCGCTCAATACCGTCTCGTATAATGTCGGTGCGTTTGTCGTCTCGTTACTGTTTACGTTTTTTGCGACACAATTCACGAACAACTGGCAGCTGCCGTTAACGATTTTTGCTGCTTTGACAGCGATTCTGTTCCTCGCCTGGTTGATTTTTAGTGAAGAATTTGACTTAAATACGGCAAGCGATCAAAACGAAGTCGTCACGGCTTACGGCTACCGGGATGCGATTAAAGACAGCTTCTTATGGAAGTATGCGATCGCGTTCGGCGGCTTCCTGACACTTTACATCCTGTCGCTCGTCGGACTCAAACCGGTGTTTGACACGTATACTGAGTTAAACGGATCGCTCGTTAATCTGCTGGTCTCCGGTGCCGGTATTATCGGAACCTTCGTCGGTCTGAAAATCGGCAGCCGCGGGACACCGCGAAAACCGATTCTTCTGATCAGCGGCTTCGTGATGATCGGCAGCTTCATCGTCACGGTTGCGTTTGGCAACATATCACCGCTCGTCTCGTATATCTTTGCTTTCGTCTCTGGGTTCGCGATGTACATTCAGTATCCGATTTTCATGAATCTGGCCCACGAAATGAAGGGTATGACACCACAAAAGATCACCGTCTTGTTCGGCCTGTTCTGGGCGATTGCGTAG
- a CDS encoding NUDIX domain-containing protein, which produces MERWDIYTADRVKTGRTWPRGTELKDGDYHLVVHVCLFNEQGQMLIQQRQPFKEGWSNMWDLSVGGSATTGDTSQMAAERELFEELGLSLSFEGRRPQLTVPFEVGFDDYYLIETEVDLTTLTLQEEEVQTVKWATEEEIITGIRKGVFISYHEPLIRLLFILRNQYGAHQK; this is translated from the coding sequence ATGGAACGATGGGATATTTATACGGCAGATCGCGTAAAAACAGGCCGGACCTGGCCGCGGGGGACGGAGTTAAAAGACGGCGATTACCATCTTGTTGTGCACGTCTGTCTGTTTAACGAACAAGGACAAATGTTGATTCAGCAACGCCAGCCGTTCAAAGAGGGCTGGTCGAACATGTGGGACCTCAGTGTCGGCGGAAGTGCGACGACTGGTGACACGAGTCAAATGGCTGCCGAGCGCGAATTGTTCGAGGAACTCGGACTATCGCTGTCATTCGAAGGACGGCGTCCACAGTTGACGGTGCCGTTTGAAGTCGGATTTGACGACTATTACTTAATTGAAACGGAAGTCGATTTGACGACCTTGACGTTACAGGAAGAAGAAGTCCAAACTGTCAAATGGGCGACGGAAGAGGAAATCATTACCGGGATTCGGAAAGGAGTCTTTATTTCCTATCATGAACCGTTGATTCGGTTGCTGTTCATCCTGCGCAATCAATACGGTGCGCATCAAAAATAA
- a CDS encoding LURP-one-related/scramblase family protein, with product MKQLLMKQSFEWNRRFTVADEAGQIAYEVRGQLFQMQKHWQLVHEGSEVGRVTKQTFSMLPHVLIELDGRVVATIQKTRFVMFSNYRIDSRELHVDINWATMTFSVMYQGNKIGQGKRRWVRFGKQYELTLLDDTAEQLFLSVVLGLDRVKADKTVSTLFSDDWTRGKK from the coding sequence ATGAAACAGCTTTTGATGAAACAGTCGTTTGAATGGAATCGCCGATTTACGGTTGCGGATGAAGCCGGACAGATCGCATATGAAGTAAGAGGACAGTTGTTCCAGATGCAGAAACACTGGCAACTCGTGCACGAAGGATCCGAAGTCGGTCGGGTGACGAAACAGACGTTCAGTATGTTGCCTCACGTCCTGATTGAACTGGACGGGCGTGTCGTTGCAACGATTCAAAAAACCAGATTTGTGATGTTTTCGAATTACCGGATTGACAGCCGGGAGTTGCATGTCGACATCAACTGGGCGACGATGACGTTCAGCGTCATGTATCAGGGAAATAAAATCGGGCAAGGCAAAAGACGGTGGGTCCGCTTCGGCAAACAATACGAATTGACACTGCTCGACGACACGGCAGAACAACTGTTTTTGAGTGTCGTCCTCGGCCTTGACCGGGTGAAAGCCGATAAGACGGTTTCGACGCTATTTTCAGATGACTGGACGAGGGGGAAGAAATAA
- a CDS encoding LURP-one-related/scramblase family protein — MHTLYMKQKVFSLRGRFSIQDQQEQDVYLVEGSFMKLPKTFSISTVDGEEVAVITKKMLSLLPKFFIEVDGETLTIEKSFTFFKDRYTIDAADLEIDGDWLDMDFEIKRHGEVVGSVEKKWFTFGDSYEIQVFDPDIEKILIALVVAIDCVKEDEESSSS; from the coding sequence ATGCATACACTGTACATGAAACAGAAAGTATTCAGTTTACGGGGACGATTTTCGATTCAAGATCAGCAGGAACAGGACGTCTATCTCGTCGAAGGCAGCTTTATGAAGCTGCCGAAGACTTTTTCAATCTCGACGGTTGATGGTGAGGAAGTCGCCGTCATCACGAAAAAAATGCTCAGCCTGTTGCCGAAGTTTTTTATCGAAGTCGACGGGGAAACACTGACAATCGAGAAATCATTTACGTTCTTTAAAGACCGCTATACGATTGATGCGGCAGATCTCGAAATCGACGGAGACTGGTTGGATATGGATTTTGAAATCAAGCGTCACGGCGAAGTCGTCGGAAGTGTCGAGAAAAAATGGTTCACGTTTGGTGACAGTTATGAAATTCAAGTCTTTGATCCGGACATCGAGAAGATTTTGATTGCGCTTGTTGTCGCTATCGACTGTGTCAAAGAAGATGAAGAATCCAGTTCGTCGTAA
- a CDS encoding FMN-binding glutamate synthase family protein gives MSTDTIILTIILTLISLIIFVPLVLGLYLWNIDHKQQEHSILRNFPVLGKIRYILEKIGPELRQYLFLNNNEDKPFSRNDYKTAVLAGKYNTRTMGFGSERDFEAAGFYLQNALFPTNRQELRIDNQHKITTHLYQLDQDNLLTRKEHLVEKQIAPFLLPAADAPIIGEHTCRHPFQVFGLIGQSAMSFGALGDRAITALSIGLGQAQGTWMNTGEGGLSDYHLKGDVDIIFQIGPGLFGVRTEDGSFSLEQFKQKSELMQIKAFELKLAQGAKTRGGHLEGEKVTAEIAAVRNVKAGVSIDSPNRFNEFQTPEEMLAFVELLRETGGKPVGIKLVVGNLNDLHELVSYMETSGKHPDFITIDGGEGGTGASFQELADAAGLPLKSALPYLHQLLVAHGIRDRIKLFASGKLISADKIAVALGLGADFVNIARGLMFNVGCIQAQVCHTNHCPVGVATTDPKLQQALIVDEKSFRVTNYIISLREGLYNLTAAAGLKSPTELSAKHIIYKQSNGQVTPATALIHYPVPPLS, from the coding sequence ATGTCGACTGATACCATCATTCTGACGATTATCCTGACATTGATCTCACTCATCATCTTCGTTCCGTTAGTGCTTGGGCTTTATCTGTGGAACATTGATCATAAACAACAGGAGCACTCCATCTTACGAAACTTTCCCGTTCTCGGAAAAATCCGTTACATCCTTGAAAAAATCGGTCCTGAACTTCGGCAGTACTTATTCTTAAACAACAATGAAGACAAACCGTTTTCCCGGAATGATTATAAAACCGCGGTTCTGGCCGGTAAATATAATACGCGGACGATGGGATTTGGTTCCGAACGTGATTTTGAGGCAGCCGGCTTTTATTTGCAAAATGCCCTTTTTCCGACGAACCGTCAGGAACTGCGGATCGATAATCAACATAAAATTACGACTCATCTCTATCAACTTGATCAGGATAATCTCCTGACCCGTAAGGAACACTTGGTCGAAAAGCAGATTGCACCGTTTTTACTTCCTGCCGCTGACGCTCCGATCATTGGGGAGCATACCTGCCGTCATCCGTTTCAAGTCTTCGGACTAATCGGTCAGTCGGCGATGAGTTTCGGTGCGCTCGGTGACCGGGCGATTACGGCACTATCAATCGGTCTCGGCCAGGCGCAGGGAACCTGGATGAATACCGGTGAAGGCGGACTGTCCGACTATCACTTAAAAGGTGACGTGGATATCATCTTCCAGATTGGTCCGGGACTATTTGGTGTCCGGACGGAAGACGGCTCTTTTTCGCTCGAACAATTCAAACAGAAAAGTGAACTGATGCAAATCAAAGCCTTCGAACTAAAACTGGCGCAGGGTGCAAAAACACGGGGCGGTCATCTCGAAGGCGAGAAAGTCACGGCGGAAATCGCGGCCGTCCGGAACGTCAAAGCCGGTGTCAGCATCGACAGCCCGAACCGTTTCAACGAATTTCAGACGCCGGAAGAGATGCTTGCTTTTGTTGAACTATTACGGGAAACCGGCGGAAAGCCAGTCGGCATCAAACTGGTCGTCGGTAATCTAAACGATCTGCATGAACTCGTCTCTTACATGGAAACGTCCGGAAAACATCCGGATTTCATTACGATTGATGGCGGAGAAGGCGGAACCGGTGCGTCGTTCCAGGAACTTGCGGATGCGGCCGGTTTACCGCTCAAATCGGCCCTGCCGTATCTGCATCAGTTGCTGGTCGCTCACGGCATCCGCGACCGGATCAAACTGTTTGCTTCCGGCAAACTGATCAGTGCCGATAAGATTGCGGTCGCTTTAGGGCTTGGTGCCGATTTCGTCAACATCGCCCGCGGTCTGATGTTTAACGTCGGTTGCATCCAGGCGCAAGTCTGTCACACGAACCATTGTCCGGTCGGAGTCGCGACGACCGATCCGAAACTCCAACAAGCGCTGATCGTCGATGAAAAAAGTTTCCGGGTGACGAACTACATCATCTCGCTCCGGGAAGGGTTATATAATCTGACCGCTGCTGCCGGTCTGAAGTCACCGACCGAGTTGTCGGCAAAGCATATCATCTACAAACAATCGAACGGACAAGTCACACCGGCCACCGCCTTGATTCATTATCCGGTGCCGCCCCTTTCCTAA
- a CDS encoding tRNA-dihydrouridine synthase, translating to MKNNFWQDLPRPFFVLAPMEDVTDVVFRHVVAKAARPDVFFTEFTNTESYCHPKGKQSVRGRLEFTEDEQPMVAHIWGDKPEYFREMSIGMAEMGFKGIDINMGCPVQNVAVNGKGSGLINRPDVAAELIQAAKAGGLPVSVKTRLGYSKVEEWHDWLRHILEQDIANLSIHLRTRKEMSAVPAHFELIPEIKKLRDEVAPQTLLTINGDINDRQHGLELVEQYGVDGVMIGRGIFHNPFAFEVEKKDHSSEELLDLLRLQLDLHDQYSSEFEPRLFKPLRRFFKIYVRGFRGASELRARLMDTNSTDDVRALLDEFVEQEGIHAVNSFSI from the coding sequence ATGAAAAACAACTTTTGGCAGGACCTGCCACGACCATTTTTTGTACTTGCTCCAATGGAAGATGTCACGGACGTCGTCTTCCGTCACGTCGTCGCGAAAGCGGCACGTCCGGATGTCTTCTTCACTGAATTTACGAATACGGAAAGTTACTGTCATCCAAAAGGCAAACAGAGTGTCCGCGGACGCCTTGAGTTCACGGAAGATGAACAGCCGATGGTCGCCCATATTTGGGGCGACAAACCGGAATATTTCCGTGAAATGAGTATCGGGATGGCGGAAATGGGCTTTAAGGGAATCGACATCAACATGGGTTGCCCGGTTCAGAACGTCGCCGTCAACGGAAAGGGATCGGGACTGATCAACCGCCCCGACGTCGCCGCTGAACTGATTCAAGCAGCGAAAGCCGGCGGTCTGCCGGTCAGCGTCAAGACACGCCTCGGTTATTCCAAAGTCGAAGAATGGCATGACTGGTTACGCCACATTCTTGAACAGGACATCGCCAACCTGTCGATTCACCTGCGGACGCGTAAAGAAATGAGTGCGGTCCCGGCCCATTTCGAACTGATTCCGGAAATCAAGAAGCTCCGCGATGAAGTGGCACCACAGACACTCTTGACGATCAACGGAGACATCAACGACCGTCAACACGGTCTTGAACTCGTCGAGCAGTACGGTGTCGACGGTGTCATGATCGGACGCGGGATTTTCCATAACCCGTTCGCGTTCGAAGTTGAAAAGAAAGACCATTCGAGCGAAGAATTACTGGATCTGTTGCGTCTGCAACTCGACTTACATGATCAGTATTCATCTGAATTCGAACCGCGTCTTTTCAAACCGCTCCGCCGGTTCTTCAAGATTTATGTCCGCGGTTTCCGCGGGGCGAGCGAATTACGCGCCCGTCTGATGGATACGAATTCAACAGACGATGTCCGTGCTTTGCTTGACGAATTCGTCGAACAAGAAGGCATTCACGCTGTTAATTCGTTTTCGATTTAA
- a CDS encoding glycoside hydrolase family 3 C-terminal domain-containing protein: protein MTTYTLDWNAYTALARQTVAEGAVLLKNDKQTLPLPAGTTVSVFGRNQFNYYKSGTGSGGMVNVTHVTSPLEALQQHPDVTVNQSLLDVYEVWLKDHPFDKGEGWAAEPWSQEEMPVTDEVVADAASQSDVAIIMIGRTAGEDRDNTANPGSYLLTDVELTLIEKVSGAFSKTVVLLNVGNVIDMQWAFDFNPSAILYGWQGGMEGGNALIDLLTGAVTPSGKLPDTIVRSLDAYPSTPYFGHEDRAIYKEDIYVGYRYFETFAKDDVLYPFGFGLSYTTFDVVTDTVDMTEQQVTLTVTVTNTGTCSGKEVVQVYLEKPQGQLGNPARGLVAFTKTQQLEPGQQETATLTVPLTEYASYDDAGVTGHKSSYVIEAGAYHLYAGTDVRTAAHVATQTIETLRVVETLSENMAPVTAFDRLKPQQTETGYDVTYEATPLRTIDPEARRLAERPAARTYSDNQGLTLKDVYEEKTSLDVFLDQLMDEDLAAIVRGEGMNSPRVTPGTAAAFGGVTDRLTAFGIPAACCADGPSGIRMDIGTKAFSLPNGTLVASTFNVDLVADLFEMTGLELRKNGIDTLLGPGMNIHRHPLNGRNFEYFSEDPHLTGMMAVAQLDGMHRVGVTGTLKHLSANNQEFHRHDLDSIVSERALREIYLKGFEHAIKRGQAYAIMTTYGAVNGLWTAGLYDQNTRILRDEWGFDGVVMTDWWAKINTEETEANRQQTATMVRSQNDLYMVVGEPGANPFEDDTLSSLADGTLTRAELLRSAANICQFILQSPVMERTLGQESTVEVTGLPEETDDLNEQAVTHQQLQSGVPIVFDELDTSTGSSHVFAVTAEETGMYHVTFEARSYAGELAQMPVTLFANNMPVATFTFNGTNGEWVTQTKDVFVFNPHNYFKLYFALGGLELKNITFTLTESFHMKNG, encoded by the coding sequence ATGACGACATATACATTAGATTGGAACGCCTATACGGCACTGGCAAGGCAGACGGTCGCAGAAGGAGCGGTCCTGCTGAAAAATGACAAGCAGACGTTGCCGCTGCCTGCGGGAACAACAGTCTCGGTGTTCGGACGCAATCAGTTCAACTATTACAAAAGCGGAACGGGGTCCGGCGGAATGGTCAACGTCACGCACGTGACAAGTCCGCTCGAAGCGTTGCAACAACATCCGGATGTGACGGTAAACCAGTCGTTGCTCGACGTCTATGAAGTCTGGCTGAAAGATCATCCGTTTGATAAAGGCGAAGGCTGGGCGGCGGAACCATGGTCACAGGAAGAAATGCCGGTTACGGATGAAGTCGTCGCAGACGCAGCGTCGCAATCGGACGTTGCCATCATCATGATTGGCCGGACGGCCGGTGAAGACCGCGATAATACAGCGAATCCCGGCAGTTACCTGCTGACGGACGTCGAGTTGACACTGATTGAGAAAGTCTCCGGAGCATTTTCGAAGACGGTTGTCCTGTTAAACGTCGGCAATGTCATCGACATGCAGTGGGCGTTTGATTTTAACCCGAGTGCAATCCTGTACGGATGGCAAGGCGGAATGGAAGGCGGCAACGCCTTGATCGATCTTTTGACGGGAGCGGTCACACCATCCGGAAAACTGCCGGATACGATTGTCCGTTCGCTCGATGCCTATCCGTCGACGCCATACTTCGGTCATGAAGACCGGGCGATTTACAAAGAAGACATCTATGTCGGATACCGTTACTTCGAGACGTTTGCGAAAGACGACGTCCTCTATCCGTTCGGGTTTGGTTTATCCTATACGACGTTTGATGTCGTAACGGATACGGTCGACATGACGGAGCAACAAGTCACGTTAACGGTCACCGTCACGAACACAGGGACGTGTAGCGGGAAAGAAGTCGTCCAGGTGTATCTTGAAAAACCACAGGGACAACTGGGTAACCCGGCACGGGGACTCGTAGCCTTTACGAAGACGCAACAGCTCGAACCGGGGCAACAGGAGACGGCAACGTTGACGGTGCCTCTGACGGAATATGCAAGTTACGATGATGCCGGCGTGACCGGACATAAATCGTCTTACGTCATCGAAGCGGGTGCTTATCATCTGTACGCCGGAACGGACGTCCGGACAGCGGCGCATGTGGCAACACAAACGATTGAGACGTTACGTGTCGTTGAGACGTTAAGTGAAAACATGGCACCGGTCACGGCATTCGACCGGTTAAAGCCGCAACAGACAGAGACCGGATATGACGTGACGTATGAAGCGACACCACTTCGGACGATTGATCCGGAAGCCCGCCGTTTAGCCGAACGACCGGCAGCACGCACGTATTCGGACAACCAGGGACTGACCCTGAAGGATGTCTACGAAGAGAAGACGTCGCTCGACGTGTTCCTCGATCAGTTGATGGATGAGGATCTTGCGGCGATCGTCCGCGGTGAAGGAATGAACTCCCCACGCGTTACTCCGGGAACGGCAGCGGCGTTTGGTGGCGTGACCGACCGGCTGACAGCGTTCGGGATTCCGGCAGCCTGCTGTGCCGACGGTCCGTCCGGCATCCGGATGGATATCGGAACAAAAGCTTTCTCACTGCCGAACGGAACGCTCGTCGCCTCAACGTTCAACGTCGATTTAGTCGCGGATTTATTTGAGATGACAGGGCTTGAACTCCGGAAAAACGGCATCGATACGTTGCTTGGACCGGGGATGAACATTCACCGTCATCCACTCAACGGCCGGAACTTCGAATACTTCTCGGAAGATCCACATTTAACGGGGATGATGGCTGTCGCCCAGCTCGACGGGATGCACCGGGTTGGCGTGACCGGAACGCTGAAGCATTTAAGTGCCAACAATCAGGAATTCCATCGTCATGATCTCGATTCGATCGTCTCGGAACGGGCGTTACGGGAGATTTATCTGAAAGGATTTGAACATGCCATCAAACGGGGACAGGCATATGCGATCATGACGACATACGGTGCCGTCAATGGTCTGTGGACCGCCGGCTTGTATGATCAGAATACCCGGATTCTCCGCGACGAGTGGGGCTTTGACGGTGTCGTCATGACCGACTGGTGGGCGAAGATCAATACGGAAGAAACGGAAGCCAACCGGCAACAGACGGCGACGATGGTCCGTTCACAAAACGATCTCTACATGGTCGTCGGAGAACCGGGGGCGAATCCGTTTGAGGATGATACGCTGTCGTCGCTTGCAGACGGGACGTTGACACGGGCGGAGTTGTTACGGAGTGCGGCGAATATCTGTCAGTTCATCCTGCAGTCACCGGTCATGGAGCGGACGCTTGGTCAGGAATCAACGGTTGAGGTCACCGGATTGCCGGAAGAAACGGATGATCTGAACGAACAGGCGGTGACGCATCAGCAACTTCAGAGCGGCGTTCCGATCGTTTTCGACGAACTCGATACGTCGACCGGAAGCAGCCACGTCTTTGCCGTGACGGCGGAAGAAACGGGGATGTACCACGTCACGTTCGAAGCCCGGTCGTATGCCGGGGAACTGGCACAGATGCCGGTGACCTTGTTTGCGAACAACATGCCGGTCGCAACGTTTACGTTTAACGGCACGAACGGCGAATGGGTGACGCAGACGAAAGATGTCTTCGTCTTTAATCCGCACAACTACTTCAAATTGTACTTTGCGCTTGGCGGGCTTGAGCTCAAAAACATCACCTTTACGTTAACGGAATCGTTCCATATGAAAAACGGGTAA